A portion of the Candidatus Pristimantibacillus lignocellulolyticus genome contains these proteins:
- a CDS encoding ribonuclease H-like domain-containing protein has translation MSSLKSRLHRLQGIKNDESSNEYTNSVTSVDNFQVVDRVSQEQTVVENQLLTAKEPYAEQWKALDVNLMSNEHGEFLMRTHRYDSSHYHGMHQLSEWQQVAHHLQAFFPDQQAHANNILFLDLETTGLGVGTGNIPFMIGLAFWENDTLIVQQALIRHPAEERAMLAHLHHLTKSYTHLISYNGKSFDWPLVHSRYVINGMRQEIWEPLHIDLLHPSRSLWRNTLESCKLSHIEEMRLGISRVEDVPGSEAPRLYFEYLSDGNPKILEGVFLHNEIDMLSLVSLATRFAHLLSDTEITHYVQQPSEPEEMVRTGLWLEKMGFTTYSEQLYTMAVHVPTTASNTLMLLAMRDKKQQNMARALTLWHRMVDHIGLFPQRDEIDAAIELSMYYEHKTKEFDEAYRYATIALEASLKHVNYSRRKQRSEQQHVLAIRKRLARLEKKQGINM, from the coding sequence ATGAGTAGTTTGAAATCGCGTTTGCATCGATTGCAAGGAATAAAAAATGATGAATCGTCTAATGAATATACGAATTCAGTAACTTCAGTTGATAACTTTCAAGTAGTAGATAGAGTATCACAAGAGCAAACGGTTGTCGAGAATCAGTTATTGACCGCAAAAGAACCATATGCAGAACAATGGAAAGCACTAGATGTAAACCTAATGAGCAATGAACATGGCGAATTTTTAATGCGTACACATCGATATGACAGTAGTCATTACCATGGCATGCATCAATTGAGCGAATGGCAACAAGTTGCTCATCATCTTCAAGCCTTTTTCCCAGATCAGCAAGCACATGCAAACAATATTCTATTTCTAGATTTGGAGACAACAGGTCTTGGTGTTGGCACAGGTAATATACCATTTATGATTGGACTTGCCTTCTGGGAGAATGACACGCTTATTGTTCAACAAGCATTGATTCGTCATCCAGCAGAGGAAAGGGCAATGCTAGCGCATTTGCATCATCTAACGAAAAGTTATACTCATCTTATCTCATATAATGGTAAAAGTTTTGATTGGCCGTTAGTACATAGTCGCTATGTCATTAATGGTATGCGCCAAGAAATATGGGAGCCGTTACATATTGATTTGTTACACCCATCTCGTAGCTTATGGCGTAATACTTTAGAATCTTGCAAACTTAGTCATATAGAGGAAATGCGCCTAGGAATTTCACGAGTAGAGGATGTACCAGGTTCAGAAGCTCCTAGACTGTATTTTGAATATTTGTCAGATGGTAATCCAAAAATATTAGAAGGTGTATTTCTGCATAATGAAATTGATATGTTATCTCTGGTCTCACTAGCAACAAGGTTTGCTCATTTGTTGAGTGACACAGAGATCACTCATTATGTTCAACAACCTTCAGAGCCAGAAGAAATGGTACGAACAGGGCTATGGTTAGAGAAGATGGGTTTCACAACCTACTCCGAACAACTATACACTATGGCAGTACATGTACCAACAACGGCTTCGAATACGTTAATGCTACTAGCGATGCGCGATAAGAAGCAACAAAATATGGCTCGTGCACTTACATTATGGCATCGAATGGTGGATCATATTGGTCTATTTCCACAAAGAGATGAGATAGATGCTGCGATTGAACTTTCAATGTATTATGAGCATAAGACAAAGGAATTTGATGAAGCGTATCGCTATGCAACCATTGCGTTAGAGGCATCATTGAAACATGTTAACTATAGTCGTCGTAAACAACGAAGTGAACAACAACATGTCTTAGCGATACGTAAACGTTTGGCAAGGCTAGAGAAGAAACAAGGTATAAATATGTAG
- a CDS encoding endonuclease VIII, which translates to MYELPELDVIRAVLAEKYAGAPITKIVVNSKALVGKKTKLSDALVHATIWFVERRAGHLILHLDTGKRLMIYLHESSRFYGGEAGEPLKSGAHLVLYFNNRYVAFYELADEAIQLLTVREVDDQLKICGPDPLDKRFTLSALQLVLGKKRNYLKTLLLDATLMTGIGAIYSDEILFEARLKPNRKANTLTAVEGEALFTAMQTVLKNAIADGGSKEQALFAQDSFTGSYNDKLKVFQREGEPCTVCSEPIQQLVVAKQKSYVCPHCQQ; encoded by the coding sequence ATGTATGAATTGCCAGAATTAGATGTTATACGCGCTGTATTAGCTGAAAAATATGCAGGAGCTCCAATCACAAAAATTGTAGTGAATAGTAAAGCTTTAGTAGGTAAAAAAACAAAACTATCCGATGCATTAGTGCATGCAACGATATGGTTTGTAGAACGCCGAGCAGGTCATCTGATATTACATCTTGATACAGGTAAGCGTCTTATGATCTACTTACATGAAAGTAGTCGTTTTTACGGCGGAGAAGCTGGCGAACCATTGAAATCGGGTGCACATTTGGTATTGTACTTTAATAATAGATACGTTGCTTTCTATGAGCTTGCTGATGAAGCTATTCAATTGTTGACAGTTCGCGAAGTAGATGATCAATTAAAAATTTGTGGACCGGACCCACTTGATAAACGCTTTACATTAAGTGCCCTACAACTTGTATTAGGGAAAAAACGTAACTATTTGAAAACTCTATTGCTCGACGCTACTTTAATGACAGGTATTGGAGCGATCTATAGTGATGAGATCTTGTTTGAAGCTCGCCTGAAACCTAATCGTAAAGCCAACACTTTAACTGCAGTTGAAGGGGAAGCGTTATTTACAGCTATGCAAACGGTTTTGAAAAATGCGATTGCTGATGGGGGATCTAAGGAGCAAGCATTGTTTGCTCAAGACTCATTTACTGGTAGCTATAATGATAAATTGAAAGTGTTTCAACGTGAAGGAGAGCCATGTACGGTCTGTTCAGAGCCAATTCAGCAACTTGTTGTAGCCAAACAAAAAAGTTATGTGTGTCCACACTGTCAGCAATAA
- a CDS encoding SAM-dependent methyltransferase, with protein MSKWIGTSNQNFSPYAMEELRRLFTSINFTQLVPGEVFLFDIPMESDEVQQRLSTSELIFLRHVQPIDREFVLTGQATDVNQLVEMISYIDSSVADKKISIHIRTSRESLLVNTKSEIKSAMEEAIVEVGGQLVLQNPDLIITIFAHHTHLYVGFGTVEELRSDWPGGAIRFQREEGQASRAKFKLLEAEQVFGLDLSLFKQAIDVGAAPGGWSSLLLERGLKVTAIDPAVLDEKVSSHPALTHLKMNASDVKLPKASFDLIVCDMSWNPLMMSKLVLVLRPALKPYSYGIITLKLMNKKVMQSIREVKERLGSGYTVLQAKQLFHNRDEITLLIQKNG; from the coding sequence ATGAGCAAGTGGATCGGTACATCCAATCAAAATTTTTCACCATACGCGATGGAAGAACTGCGTAGATTATTTACATCCATCAATTTCACACAGCTAGTTCCTGGTGAAGTATTTTTATTCGATATTCCAATGGAAAGCGATGAAGTACAACAACGGTTGTCTACATCTGAACTTATTTTTCTAAGACATGTTCAACCGATTGATCGTGAGTTTGTCTTAACTGGACAAGCAACCGACGTTAATCAACTTGTTGAAATGATTTCTTATATTGATTCATCCGTTGCAGATAAAAAAATCTCAATTCATATTCGTACAAGCCGTGAAAGTTTACTTGTCAATACGAAGTCAGAGATTAAGAGTGCTATGGAGGAAGCGATTGTAGAAGTGGGTGGGCAGCTAGTATTGCAAAATCCCGATCTAATTATTACGATCTTTGCTCATCACACTCATCTATATGTTGGTTTTGGTACAGTTGAGGAACTTCGTTCAGATTGGCCAGGTGGTGCAATTCGTTTCCAACGTGAAGAAGGTCAAGCTTCTCGTGCTAAATTTAAGTTGCTTGAAGCAGAACAAGTATTTGGACTAGATTTATCATTGTTCAAACAGGCGATTGATGTTGGTGCCGCTCCAGGAGGATGGAGTAGCCTGCTGCTAGAGCGAGGTTTGAAAGTAACAGCCATTGACCCAGCAGTATTGGATGAAAAAGTTAGTAGTCATCCTGCATTAACACATCTGAAAATGAATGCCTCAGATGTGAAACTTCCGAAAGCAAGCTTTGATCTCATCGTATGTGATATGAGTTGGAATCCATTAATGATGAGTAAATTAGTGCTAGTATTACGTCCAGCATTAAAACCTTACTCTTATGGTATCATTACATTGAAACTAATGAACAAAAAAGTGATGCAAAGCATTCGAGAAGTGAAGGAAAGATTAGGTTCAGGTTATACGGTACTACAAGCAAAACAACTTTTCCATAATCGTGATGAAATCACTTTGCTTATCCAAAAGAACGGTTAA
- a CDS encoding cell division protein FtsJ, with the protein MIHVYLDDFRICPKGFVLAKDAAECKMLIDMEDIDILSLDYDLGWNQPTGFEVVQHIITTRKFPKTIYLHTSSMFGREQMYYALKESIPADVELFGKPMPQQVIDDITKNLIE; encoded by the coding sequence ATGATTCATGTCTATTTAGATGATTTCCGCATATGTCCAAAAGGTTTTGTACTTGCAAAAGATGCGGCAGAGTGTAAAATGTTAATTGATATGGAAGATATCGATATATTATCTTTGGACTATGATCTTGGTTGGAATCAACCAACAGGATTTGAAGTCGTTCAACATATTATTACTACACGTAAGTTTCCTAAGACGATCTATTTACACACGTCAAGTATGTTCGGCAGGGAACAAATGTATTATGCTTTGAAGGAATCAATACCAGCAGACGTTGAACTTTTCGGTAAACCAATGCCTCAACAAGTTATTGATGACATAACAAAAAATCTAATTGAATGA
- a CDS encoding HAMP domain-containing histidine kinase gives MTLRKRFTLFTIFWLILILIFFNIFVYYYVIKITTESEEEIIANKVKLILENPRIQSGRGLNSADLLNEYYNQNEMIRIISPNNRVVNIKGSNSLLLELPAEYSSYRNSGMYTKSGERIIYSRIPLFEDGKVIAMLEVNRILDELDDYLQILIAALSVTSGGAILFAIFGTYWFTSRLTEPISQMVTTMREIDRSGKLRKIELGEREESAELQQLIRAFNQMIDRLDRTYERQKFFVADASHELKTPLTVISSYANILKRWGADDENVRSEAIDAIARETTRLQTLTKSMLTLAEAEQEDWLSLDTFDVIPVADEIATMMETTFQRSIRVKAKSHNVKMVGDKDKIQQLLVILIDNAIKYSKDPIDISISQNKGIVRIEVKDKGIGIPENEIPHLFERFYRVDGARARTTGGVGLGLAIAKRIIDLHEGKVEVFSLHNIGTTITLQFKQRK, from the coding sequence ATGACTTTACGCAAAAGGTTTACTTTATTTACAATATTTTGGCTTATATTGATTCTCATTTTTTTCAATATTTTTGTGTATTACTACGTTATCAAAATTACGACGGAAAGCGAGGAAGAGATCATTGCTAACAAAGTGAAGCTCATCCTCGAAAATCCGCGAATACAAAGTGGCAGGGGATTGAATTCGGCCGATCTCCTTAACGAGTATTACAATCAGAATGAAATGATCCGAATTATTAGTCCTAACAATCGTGTTGTTAACATTAAGGGATCTAATTCATTATTATTAGAGCTGCCTGCAGAATATAGTTCATACCGAAATTCTGGTATGTACACAAAAAGTGGAGAGCGAATCATCTATTCGCGAATTCCTCTGTTTGAAGATGGTAAAGTTATTGCGATGTTGGAAGTAAATCGAATTCTAGATGAATTAGACGACTATTTACAAATTCTAATTGCGGCGCTTAGTGTAACAAGTGGTGGGGCAATATTGTTCGCAATCTTTGGTACATACTGGTTTACCTCACGCTTAACAGAGCCGATTTCTCAGATGGTTACTACGATGCGGGAGATCGATCGTAGTGGTAAACTCCGCAAGATTGAACTTGGGGAACGTGAGGAGTCTGCAGAATTACAACAATTAATAAGAGCTTTTAATCAAATGATTGATCGACTTGATCGTACTTATGAGCGACAGAAATTTTTCGTTGCGGATGCATCTCATGAATTGAAGACACCGTTAACGGTTATCTCAAGTTATGCGAATATATTGAAACGTTGGGGTGCCGATGATGAGAATGTTCGTAGTGAGGCGATTGATGCGATTGCTAGAGAGACGACAAGACTACAGACTTTAACGAAATCAATGTTAACTCTTGCTGAAGCTGAACAAGAGGATTGGTTATCTTTAGACACGTTTGATGTCATTCCAGTTGCAGATGAGATTGCAACGATGATGGAAACGACATTCCAACGTTCCATTCGTGTGAAAGCAAAGTCTCATAATGTAAAAATGGTCGGTGACAAAGATAAGATTCAACAGCTACTAGTGATTCTAATCGATAACGCCATTAAGTACTCTAAAGATCCAATCGACATTTCAATTTCTCAGAACAAAGGCATTGTTCGTATCGAAGTGAAAGATAAGGGGATCGGAATTCCTGAGAACGAAATCCCTCATCTATTTGAACGATTCTATCGAGTTGATGGTGCAAGAGCAAGAACTACTGGTGGTGTAGGTTTGGGACTTGCAATTGCCAAGCGGATCATTGATCTACATGAAGGTAAAGTAGAAGTATTCAGCTTACACAATATCGGTACTACAATTACATTACAATTTAAACAGAGAAAATAA
- a CDS encoding serine/threonine protein kinase, protein MRQLTAGTVIAERYVVVDYVTEGGMGQLYKVRDLRLEGAVRAMKVIKQEVNNLTATASMAQARESEAKLLTLLHHQGLPVIYDHFHANEYHEEMIVMEWIEGQHLMQFCSEQKRVLPVELLLSMGIQLIEAIQYLHEQKPAIIHRDIKPSNVMVCRNGQIKLIDFGISKLHRSKSSHHTMAFGTPGFAAPEQMKGLPTDEQSDLYSYGCILYFLCTGGKQIANQYDLQQIEYTIKREMSHIPKAVRHLILQCLQPDPQYRIVQASEVRTLLHEFVPLETAYTAGKQLFSTKKIKTIGVFSLNTHAGATTIALLMAQHYALNNRVKFVEYCGHSTCLESIPALQKVMPESERAFGEVEQYYKVMTVDHIEHYIFRSKGVNDPSEALKSFETIISADSKADYQFIDFSSGWNAEELSHISDKLDYVILVSDPAIIMSNERNFRNIQRLLITLEEINITYTWINNKDTNFSGRKSWNALNNGKEIFNISLLPAQHIYSAMWSYHWLSNKSRVLNKLRKKLMPLINKLHLTFQRID, encoded by the coding sequence ATGAGACAATTAACAGCTGGGACAGTTATTGCTGAGCGTTATGTAGTAGTTGATTATGTTACTGAAGGTGGGATGGGACAGCTGTATAAGGTGCGTGATTTAAGATTAGAAGGTGCAGTAAGGGCAATGAAAGTAATAAAACAAGAAGTGAACAATCTTACTGCCACTGCTTCAATGGCGCAAGCAAGAGAATCGGAAGCGAAGTTATTGACGTTGCTACATCATCAAGGATTACCGGTTATTTATGATCATTTTCATGCTAATGAATATCACGAAGAAATGATTGTAATGGAGTGGATTGAAGGTCAACATCTCATGCAGTTTTGCTCGGAACAAAAGAGGGTATTACCCGTTGAACTGTTATTATCTATGGGTATCCAACTGATTGAAGCTATTCAATATTTACATGAACAAAAACCAGCGATCATACATCGAGATATAAAACCATCAAATGTTATGGTTTGTAGAAATGGACAAATTAAATTAATCGATTTTGGTATAAGTAAATTACATCGAAGTAAATCAAGTCATCATACGATGGCATTTGGCACACCTGGTTTTGCTGCACCTGAGCAGATGAAAGGATTACCTACGGATGAGCAGAGTGACTTATATAGTTATGGTTGTATTCTCTACTTCTTATGTACAGGGGGGAAACAAATTGCCAATCAATACGATTTACAACAAATAGAATATACAATCAAACGTGAAATGTCACATATTCCTAAAGCAGTACGTCATCTAATATTGCAATGCTTACAACCAGATCCGCAATATCGAATCGTACAAGCTTCTGAAGTGAGAACTCTATTACATGAGTTTGTACCTTTAGAAACTGCTTATACAGCGGGAAAACAACTATTCAGCACAAAAAAGATAAAGACGATAGGTGTATTTTCACTTAATACACATGCTGGTGCGACAACAATTGCCTTGTTAATGGCTCAGCATTATGCATTGAACAACCGAGTAAAATTTGTAGAGTACTGTGGGCATTCTACTTGTCTTGAAAGTATACCTGCTCTCCAAAAGGTTATGCCGGAATCGGAAAGAGCGTTCGGTGAAGTTGAACAATATTATAAGGTAATGACTGTTGATCATATTGAACATTATATATTTAGAAGTAAGGGAGTTAATGATCCATCCGAAGCTCTGAAATCATTTGAAACTATAATTAGTGCTGATAGTAAAGCGGATTACCAATTTATTGACTTTTCGAGTGGTTGGAATGCTGAAGAACTATCTCACATAAGTGACAAGTTAGACTACGTAATTCTCGTAAGCGATCCAGCAATTATAATGAGTAATGAACGGAATTTTCGTAATATACAGCGCCTACTCATAACATTAGAAGAAATTAATATTACTTATACATGGATCAATAATAAAGATACGAATTTTAGTGGTCGCAAATCTTGGAACGCACTTAATAATGGTAAGGAAATCTTTAATATTTCATTGCTACCAGCGCAACACATATATAGTGCGATGTGGAGTTATCATTGGCTTTCTAATAAATCTAGAGTGTTAAATAAGCTACGAAAGAAGTTAATGCCGTTAATTAACAAGCTGCATTTGACGTTTCAACGCATAGACTAG
- a CDS encoding GNAT family N-acetyltransferase: MQNGKPERLIIRNYTAQDFDALIDVQRQSFPSPYPEELWWNKEQLLLHTTLFADGALCAEVNGVIVGSMTCLIVEQQEYEHQHEWSIITDDGYIRTHNAQGDTLYVADICVVPAYRKAGIGKWLVQSMYETVVQLGLKSLLGGSRMPGYYGHRHSLTPEQYVDQVIAGELNDPVISFLLRCGRVPVRVAHHYLDDEQSCNNAVIMEWRNPFLVNNERTI; the protein is encoded by the coding sequence ATGCAAAATGGTAAACCTGAACGATTGATTATACGAAATTATACAGCGCAAGATTTTGATGCTTTAATTGATGTTCAAAGGCAAAGTTTTCCCTCGCCATATCCAGAGGAATTATGGTGGAATAAAGAGCAATTATTATTACATACGACTCTATTTGCTGATGGTGCATTATGTGCAGAGGTAAATGGGGTTATTGTTGGCTCTATGACTTGTCTTATTGTCGAGCAGCAAGAGTATGAACATCAACATGAGTGGTCAATTATTACTGATGATGGATATATAAGAACTCACAATGCACAAGGTGACACGTTATATGTTGCAGATATATGTGTAGTACCGGCTTATCGCAAAGCCGGAATTGGGAAGTGGCTAGTGCAATCGATGTACGAGACAGTTGTACAATTAGGATTGAAATCATTGCTTGGTGGTAGTCGTATGCCAGGTTATTACGGACATAGACACTCTTTAACACCAGAACAATACGTTGATCAAGTAATTGCGGGTGAACTTAATGACCCTGTTATTAGTTTCCTGCTGAGATGTGGTCGTGTTCCCGTGAGGGTAGCTCATCATTATTTGGATGATGAACAGTCATGTAATAATGCAGTTATTATGGAATGGCGTAATCCATTTTTAGTAAATAACGAGCGGACGATCTAA
- a CDS encoding TIGR01457 family HAD-type hydrolase: MTAMHNKYKALLIDLDGTMYHGDSPIEGASQLITYLQEHNWLYRFVTNNSSATPEQVSDRLNAMGIFAKPEHICTSAQATAHYITEQNSPQKPKVFMIGEHGLRTALEDAGIEITDENPDYVVQGIDKSFNYEKATKAITLIRAGATSIMTNPDLLLPANGGLIPGAGSIGAMLQASSGKQPIVIGKPSSILVQYALSQLGVEAHEALVVGDNMSTDIAAGVHSGCGTVLLYTGLTNANNKSYYTEQAGCDAEYIFETIQDFQRFLGND, translated from the coding sequence ATGACCGCTATGCATAACAAATATAAAGCACTACTCATTGATCTAGACGGTACGATGTATCATGGAGATTCGCCAATAGAGGGTGCAAGTCAGTTAATAACGTATTTGCAGGAGCATAACTGGCTTTATCGTTTTGTTACGAATAACTCTTCGGCAACGCCAGAGCAAGTTTCGGATCGATTGAATGCGATGGGTATTTTTGCAAAGCCTGAACATATATGCACATCTGCTCAAGCTACTGCACATTATATTACAGAGCAAAATAGCCCACAAAAACCTAAAGTTTTTATGATCGGTGAGCATGGATTACGTACCGCGTTAGAAGATGCTGGAATCGAAATTACAGATGAAAATCCAGATTATGTTGTACAAGGAATAGATAAATCATTCAATTACGAGAAGGCTACTAAAGCGATAACTCTCATTCGTGCAGGTGCTACTTCAATTATGACTAATCCAGATTTGTTACTACCTGCTAATGGGGGATTAATTCCTGGAGCAGGATCGATTGGTGCTATGCTACAAGCTTCATCTGGTAAGCAGCCCATTGTGATTGGAAAACCTTCGAGTATACTAGTACAATATGCGCTTTCTCAGTTAGGTGTAGAAGCACATGAAGCGTTAGTAGTTGGTGATAATATGTCTACTGATATCGCAGCGGGCGTTCATTCTGGCTGTGGAACAGTATTATTATATACAGGGTTAACGAATGCGAACAATAAGTCATACTATACTGAGCAGGCTGGTTGTGATGCTGAGTATATTTTCGAAACAATACAAGATTTCCAGCGATTTTTGGGTAATGATTAA
- a CDS encoding carbon-nitrogen hydrolase family protein: protein MKFRVGAVQYKLADIQQFEQFAHQVTHYVRNATEYGVQMLLFPEFMTTQLLSIVDEHGQAMSIKQLPSFTASYIQLFKQLAADYNMHIIGGTHVIEMEDGSLRNGAHYFTPEGEVHVQHKIHLTPTEVDEWSMSAGDGVDVYHTPFGKIAMLTCYDIEFPEIVRIARAKGADVIFCPSCTDDRHGFHRVRYCCHARTIENQIYIVTTGTVGALRNVDFMRANYGQAAILAPNDIPFPPAGIIAEGVINDDMLVVGDLDLSLLKEVREHGSVMTWRDRRTDLYTDWS, encoded by the coding sequence GTGAAGTTTCGAGTTGGTGCTGTTCAATATAAATTAGCTGATATTCAACAATTTGAGCAGTTTGCTCATCAAGTAACACATTATGTTCGCAATGCTACGGAGTATGGTGTGCAAATGTTGCTATTCCCTGAGTTTATGACGACTCAATTACTTTCGATCGTTGATGAACATGGGCAAGCGATGTCTATTAAGCAATTGCCTAGTTTCACGGCTTCATATATTCAGTTATTCAAACAGCTCGCTGCTGATTATAATATGCATATTATTGGTGGCACACATGTTATTGAGATGGAAGATGGTTCATTGCGTAATGGCGCACACTATTTCACGCCAGAAGGTGAAGTGCATGTACAACATAAAATTCATCTAACTCCAACTGAAGTCGATGAATGGTCAATGAGTGCGGGGGATGGTGTAGATGTTTACCATACACCATTTGGCAAGATCGCTATGCTTACATGCTACGATATTGAATTCCCTGAAATCGTTCGGATTGCAAGAGCGAAAGGTGCAGATGTTATCTTCTGTCCTTCTTGTACCGATGATCGTCATGGATTCCATCGAGTTCGCTATTGCTGTCATGCTCGAACGATTGAAAATCAAATCTATATCGTTACGACAGGCACTGTAGGAGCGCTTCGTAATGTAGATTTCATGCGTGCCAATTATGGTCAGGCTGCTATACTAGCTCCTAATGATATCCCATTTCCTCCAGCTGGAATTATTGCTGAAGGTGTCATTAATGATGATATGCTAGTCGTCGGAGATCTTGATCTAAGCTTGCTAAAAGAGGTTCGAGAGCATGGCTCTGTTATGACATGGCGTGATCGTCGTACAGATCTATATACGGATTGGTCTTAG
- a CDS encoding response regulator transcription factor: MNDKILVVEDEAGIARILQLELEHEGYEVGLASDGKQGYEMINTGEYQLVLLDVMLPKMSGIEVLRQVRQSGNLIPIILLTARDTVPDKVSGFEHGANDYITKPFAVEELLARVRNILRIFQQKPKDLEGSDIITLGDLTIELRTRKVTRKENMIELTPREFELLVFLVEHVNEEKSREEILSEVWGYDFIGETNLVDVYIRYLRQKLDKGYRYKLIHTVRGVGYMIKEPD, encoded by the coding sequence ATGAATGATAAAATATTAGTCGTAGAAGATGAAGCTGGAATAGCTCGCATTCTACAATTAGAACTTGAACATGAAGGATATGAAGTCGGTCTTGCTAGTGATGGTAAGCAAGGTTATGAGATGATTAATACTGGCGAGTATCAACTCGTCTTATTAGATGTGATGTTACCTAAGATGAGTGGTATTGAAGTTTTGAGACAAGTAAGACAGTCTGGCAATCTAATTCCTATTATATTGTTAACTGCTAGAGATACTGTGCCTGATAAAGTTAGTGGTTTTGAACATGGAGCCAATGATTATATAACAAAACCGTTTGCAGTTGAAGAATTGTTAGCTAGAGTACGAAATATTTTGCGTATATTCCAACAGAAACCAAAAGATTTAGAAGGTTCAGATATTATTACGCTCGGAGATTTAACGATTGAATTGAGAACTCGTAAAGTAACTCGTAAAGAAAATATGATCGAGTTAACACCGCGAGAATTTGAATTACTTGTATTTTTAGTAGAACATGTGAACGAAGAGAAATCACGTGAAGAAATATTATCTGAAGTTTGGGGATACGATTTCATTGGCGAGACAAATTTAGTAGATGTCTACATTCGTTATTTGCGTCAAAAACTCGATAAAGGATATAGGTATAAGCTGATTCACACTGTTCGTGGTGTAGGTTACATGATCAAGGAGCCGGATTGA
- a CDS encoding GNAT family N-acetyltransferase gives MIMLTYHRITSIEDSYFPALHQLLGTIFPPEEVLAFDLWREPLEDPSIHVYVAIHDGKVVGSTEYRYYCDLRVAMTDFTIIGQPNLGIGRFLLRNREEDLKKLAEESGTVSQGMFAEVYDPFRAQIHEFGGVSPMNPIVRREVLSHIGYKRINFPYVHPSWDHEGQAVSELDLCFLPTDEGQVTISAELVATFLEGYYAALPNKPKEWLAMVSKLRLTDELELYPL, from the coding sequence ATGATAATGTTAACATATCATCGTATCACATCAATTGAAGATTCTTATTTCCCCGCACTACATCAATTACTAGGAACGATATTTCCTCCTGAAGAAGTGCTTGCTTTTGATTTGTGGAGAGAGCCTCTTGAAGATCCATCTATACATGTCTATGTGGCTATCCATGATGGTAAAGTTGTAGGTTCTACTGAGTATCGTTATTATTGTGATTTACGAGTGGCGATGACAGATTTCACAATCATTGGTCAACCAAATCTAGGTATTGGACGTTTCTTACTTCGTAATCGAGAAGAAGATTTGAAAAAGTTAGCTGAGGAGTCAGGGACAGTGTCACAAGGAATGTTTGCAGAAGTATATGACCCATTCCGTGCGCAAATTCATGAGTTCGGCGGTGTCTCTCCGATGAATCCGATTGTTCGTCGAGAAGTGTTATCGCATATTGGATATAAACGGATTAACTTCCCATATGTACATCCTTCTTGGGATCATGAAGGTCAGGCAGTATCAGAACTTGATCTTTGCTTCTTACCAACAGATGAAGGTCAAGTTACAATTTCTGCTGAACTAGTGGCTACCTTCTTAGAAGGTTACTATGCTGCATTGCCTAATAAGCCAAAAGAGTGGTTAGCAATGGTGTCGAAGTTGCGATTAACTGATGAATTGGAGTTATACCCTCTATAA